A single region of the Streptococcus macedonicus ACA-DC 198 genome encodes:
- a CDS encoding S1 RNA binding domain: MNNLLATIITGLVIDENAKAYFVQKDGVTFMLDKAEGEHKIGDMVKGFAYTDVQQKARLTTADVAATRTTYGWGVVTEVRRDLGVFLDTGLADKQFVVSLDVLPDMKELWPKKGDKLYVHLDVDKKDRIWAIPAQPEVFQKMAGPAYNNMQNEKLRAIVYRLKLSGTFVYLPDNNMLGFIHPSERYAEPRLGEEVTARVIGFREVDRTLNLSLKPRSFEMLENDSQMILTYLQSNGGFMTLNDKSSPADIKATFGISKGQFKKALGGLMRARKVKQDQFGTELINEEK, translated from the coding sequence ATGAATAATTTACTTGCCACTATTATCACAGGTCTTGTGATTGATGAGAATGCGAAAGCGTATTTTGTGCAAAAAGATGGCGTGACTTTTATGCTAGATAAGGCAGAAGGTGAGCATAAGATTGGCGATATGGTCAAAGGGTTTGCTTATACTGATGTGCAGCAAAAAGCTCGTTTGACAACAGCTGACGTTGCCGCAACACGTACGACTTATGGTTGGGGTGTCGTGACAGAAGTACGTCGTGATTTGGGTGTCTTTTTGGACACTGGACTTGCGGATAAGCAGTTTGTTGTTTCACTTGATGTGTTGCCAGATATGAAGGAATTGTGGCCTAAAAAAGGTGATAAACTCTATGTTCATCTGGACGTGGATAAAAAAGACCGTATCTGGGCAATTCCAGCGCAGCCAGAAGTTTTCCAAAAAATGGCTGGACCTGCTTACAATAATATGCAAAATGAAAAATTGCGCGCTATTGTGTATCGTTTGAAACTATCCGGAACATTTGTTTATCTCCCAGATAATAACATGCTTGGCTTTATTCATCCAAGTGAACGTTATGCTGAGCCACGTCTTGGTGAAGAAGTAACAGCACGTGTCATTGGTTTTCGCGAGGTTGACCGTACGCTTAATTTGTCATTGAAACCACGTTCGTTTGAAATGTTGGAAAATGATTCCCAAATGATTTTGACGTATTTACAATCAAATGGTGGTTTTATGACCTTGAATGACAAATCATCGCCAGCTGATATTAAAGCAACGTTTGGTATCTCAAAAGGTCAGTTTAAAAAAGCGCTTGGCGGCTTGATGAGAGCACGAAAAGTCAAACAAGACCAATTCGGAACAGAATTAATTAACGAAGAAAAATAG
- the nudF gene encoding ADP-ribose pyrophosphatase, with protein sequence MDFEEKTLKRTEIFDGHIFKVVVDDVELPNDLGQAKRELIFHRGAVAILAVTDENKIILVKQYRKAIEKISYEIPAGKLEIGENGSEQDAAARELEEETGYSGDLKQIHEFYTAIGFCNEKIKLYQATHLQKVPNPRPQDDDEVLEILELTYQECMDLVKSGAIEDAKTIIALQYYALHFGG encoded by the coding sequence ATGGATTTTGAAGAAAAAACGCTCAAACGAACAGAGATTTTTGATGGGCATATTTTTAAAGTTGTTGTTGACGATGTCGAATTACCAAATGATTTAGGTCAAGCTAAACGAGAACTCATTTTTCACCGAGGAGCTGTTGCTATTTTAGCGGTGACTGATGAGAATAAAATTATTCTGGTTAAGCAATATCGCAAGGCAATCGAAAAAATTTCTTACGAAATTCCAGCAGGCAAACTCGAAATTGGTGAAAACGGGTCTGAACAAGATGCCGCTGCGCGTGAATTAGAAGAGGAAACAGGATACTCTGGCGATTTAAAACAAATTCATGAGTTTTATACTGCTATTGGTTTTTGCAATGAAAAAATTAAGCTATATCAAGCAACTCATTTGCAAAAAGTGCCAAATCCACGTCCGCAAGATGATGACGAGGTCTTAGAAATTCTTGAATTAACCTATCAAGAATGTATGGATTTGGTGAAATCTGGAGCTATTGAAGATGCTAAAACAATCATAGCCCTTCAATATTATGCTCTGCATTTTGGAGGATAG
- the ftsK gene encoding Cell division protein FtsK: MAKSKSRKKGRKSRRPTKAEIKRQKALQRFILAIVTAVIFFFAIARLGIFGITVYNIVRFVVGSLAYLLMFAVLIYLIGFKWFHKQTGFVGGFVVTMIGLLLEWHAYLFSLTAYRDKEVFSTTARLLYGDIINFKVSKFVGGGMLGAVLYKPVAFLFSNVGTFLIGALFIILGLFLMSPWEVYDIVEFFKEKSQEWAAKNEIRKQKRFVKREEKKALAEQKRQEKAQKEEERLAQLTVDQETGEILETPTDNEASLFDNLPENDLPTEPEILAYDHTLDDLEEPPLEDYPTMDASPSQEAAQAMLDKEDDGEPLEVDFTAKANLLYKLPTIDLFAPDKPKNQSKEKNLVRRNIKVLEDTFNSFGIDVKVERAEIGPSVTKYEVKPAVGVRVNRISNLADDLALALAAKDVRIEAPIPGKSLVGIEVPNSEIATVTFRELWEQANTDPNKLLEVPLGKAVNGTARTFDLARMPHLLVAGSTGSGKSVAVNGIIASILMKARPDQVKFMMIDPKMVELSVYNDIPHLLIPVVTNPRKAARALQKVVDEMENRYELFSHFGVRNIAGYNAKVEEFNAQSEQKQIPLPLIVVIVDELADLMMVASKEVEDAIIRLGQKARAAGIHMILATQRPSVDVISGLIKANVPSRVAFAVSSGTDSRTILDENGAEKLLGRGDMLFKPIDENHPVRLQGSFISDDDVERIVGFIKDQADADYDDSFDPGEVSESDLKSGDGVQEGDPLFEDAKALVLETQKASASMLQRRLSVGFNRATRLMDELEAAGVIGPAEGTKPRKVLMTNPNPEA; encoded by the coding sequence ATGGCAAAATCAAAAAGTAGAAAAAAAGGTCGTAAATCACGGCGACCAACAAAAGCAGAAATAAAAAGACAGAAAGCACTACAACGTTTTATTTTGGCAATTGTGACAGCTGTTATTTTTTTCTTTGCGATTGCTCGTCTAGGAATTTTTGGCATCACAGTTTACAATATTGTCAGATTCGTGGTGGGAAGTTTGGCTTACTTACTAATGTTTGCGGTACTTATCTATTTAATTGGATTTAAATGGTTTCATAAACAGACAGGGTTTGTCGGTGGTTTTGTGGTGACAATGATTGGGTTGTTGCTTGAATGGCATGCTTACCTATTTTCATTGACAGCTTATCGTGACAAGGAAGTCTTTTCAACAACAGCTCGCTTGCTTTATGGTGATATTATTAATTTTAAAGTAAGCAAGTTTGTCGGTGGAGGAATGCTTGGTGCTGTTCTTTATAAACCCGTAGCCTTTCTTTTTTCAAATGTTGGCACATTTCTGATCGGGGCGTTGTTTATCATCTTGGGGCTCTTTTTGATGAGTCCGTGGGAAGTTTACGATATCGTAGAATTCTTTAAAGAAAAATCCCAAGAATGGGCTGCTAAAAACGAAATTAGAAAGCAAAAACGTTTTGTAAAACGAGAAGAGAAAAAAGCACTTGCTGAACAAAAACGTCAGGAAAAAGCTCAGAAAGAAGAAGAACGCTTGGCTCAATTGACCGTTGACCAAGAAACAGGAGAAATTTTAGAGACTCCTACTGATAATGAGGCTTCGCTATTTGATAATCTTCCAGAAAATGACTTACCTACTGAACCTGAAATTTTGGCGTATGACCACACTTTGGACGACTTAGAAGAACCACCACTTGAAGATTATCCGACAATGGATGCGTCACCGTCGCAAGAAGCTGCGCAAGCTATGCTTGATAAAGAAGATGATGGCGAACCGTTAGAAGTTGATTTCACGGCGAAAGCAAATCTTCTTTATAAATTACCAACGATTGACTTATTTGCACCAGATAAACCTAAAAATCAGTCTAAGGAAAAAAATCTTGTTCGCAGAAATATCAAAGTCTTAGAAGATACGTTTAATAGCTTTGGTATTGATGTCAAAGTTGAACGTGCGGAGATTGGACCGTCTGTTACGAAATACGAAGTCAAACCAGCAGTTGGGGTGCGTGTTAACCGCATTTCAAATTTGGCTGATGATTTGGCACTTGCACTTGCCGCTAAAGATGTTCGTATCGAGGCACCAATTCCAGGAAAATCGTTGGTCGGTATCGAAGTTCCTAACTCAGAAATTGCAACGGTAACCTTCCGTGAACTTTGGGAACAAGCAAATACAGACCCTAATAAATTGTTGGAAGTGCCACTTGGTAAGGCTGTTAACGGGACAGCACGTACTTTTGACCTTGCTCGTATGCCACACTTGCTTGTCGCTGGTTCAACAGGTTCTGGTAAATCAGTTGCCGTTAATGGGATTATTGCAAGTATCTTGATGAAAGCTCGCCCAGACCAAGTCAAATTCATGATGATTGACCCTAAAATGGTTGAGTTGTCAGTTTATAATGATATTCCGCATTTGCTAATTCCTGTAGTAACCAATCCACGTAAGGCAGCAAGAGCACTTCAAAAAGTAGTTGATGAAATGGAAAATCGTTATGAACTCTTTAGTCATTTTGGGGTGCGAAATATCGCAGGCTACAATGCTAAAGTTGAAGAATTTAATGCGCAATCTGAACAAAAACAAATTCCTTTACCATTGATTGTAGTTATTGTTGATGAGTTGGCTGACTTGATGATGGTTGCCAGCAAAGAAGTGGAAGATGCAATTATTCGTCTAGGGCAAAAAGCGCGTGCTGCGGGTATTCACATGATCCTTGCCACACAACGTCCGTCTGTTGACGTCATTAGTGGTTTGATTAAGGCTAATGTGCCGTCACGTGTTGCCTTTGCCGTATCATCAGGGACAGATAGCCGTACCATTTTGGATGAAAATGGTGCTGAAAAACTTCTTGGTCGTGGTGACATGCTTTTCAAACCAATTGATGAAAATCACCCAGTCCGCTTGCAAGGCTCTTTCATTTCTGATGATGATGTGGAACGCATTGTTGGTTTCATTAAAGACCAAGCTGACGCAGATTATGATGATAGCTTTGACCCAGGTGAGGTTTCTGAATCAGATTTGAAATCTGGTGATGGCGTCCAAGAAGGTGACCCACTCTTTGAAGATGCCAAAGCTTTGGTACTTGAAACACAAAAAGCGAGTGCCTCAATGCTCCAACGTCGTTTATCTGTTGGATTTAACCGTGCCACTCGTTTAATGGATGAATTGGAAGCCGCAGGTGTTATCGGACCAGCCGAGGGAACAAAACCACGTAAAGTTCTAATGACTAATCCAAATCCTGAAGCATAA
- the mtnN gene encoding 5'-methylthioadenosine nucleosidase/S-adenosylhomocysteine nucleosidase — MKIGIIAAMEQELKLLVEHLENKVEHQVLGNTYYEGKLGNHDVVLVQSGIGKVMSAMSVAVLADHFGVDALINTGSAGAVATGLNIGDVVVADKLVYHDVDLTAFGYDYGQMSMQPLYFESDKGFIDTFEQVLNKANVASKIGLIATGDSFIAGQDKIDAIKAAFPEVQAVEMEGAAIAQAAHSLKKPFIVVRAMSDTAAHDANITFDEFIIEAGKQSAKILMAFLEKLA; from the coding sequence ATGAAAATTGGAATTATTGCAGCAATGGAGCAGGAATTAAAGCTTCTTGTGGAACATTTGGAAAACAAAGTTGAACATCAAGTTCTAGGGAATACTTATTATGAAGGTAAACTTGGAAATCATGATGTTGTTCTTGTCCAATCAGGTATTGGAAAGGTGATGTCGGCGATGTCTGTAGCTGTTCTTGCCGATCATTTTGGTGTTGATGCTCTTATTAACACAGGGTCAGCTGGTGCTGTTGCTACGGGTTTAAATATTGGTGATGTTGTCGTTGCCGATAAATTAGTTTATCATGACGTTGATTTAACAGCTTTTGGCTACGATTATGGTCAAATGTCAATGCAACCTCTTTACTTTGAGTCAGACAAAGGCTTTATTGACACTTTTGAACAAGTCTTAAACAAAGCTAACGTCGCTAGTAAAATTGGTTTGATTGCAACTGGGGATTCTTTTATCGCTGGACAAGATAAAATTGATGCCATTAAAGCAGCATTTCCAGAAGTTCAAGCTGTTGAAATGGAAGGTGCTGCGATTGCGCAAGCTGCCCACAGTTTGAAAAAACCATTTATCGTTGTTCGTGCCATGTCTGATACAGCAGCTCATGATGCCAATATTACATTTGATGAATTTATCATCGAAGCTGGTAAACAATCTGCTAAGATTTTAATGGCATTCTTGGAAAAATTAGCATAA
- a CDS encoding Integral membrane protein — MMMYKLFSFSFVFLTPIFAYILVTFFKLKRFGILFTDIAFPIFAFEIGLVGNKFLGSSIFFYYLICLSLLAIILTITFLRRNHSFSYRRFGKFFWRSGFILTFLFYIIVLILIFTIA; from the coding sequence ATGATGATGTACAAATTATTTTCTTTCTCGTTTGTGTTTTTGACACCAATTTTTGCTTATATTTTAGTGACATTTTTCAAATTAAAACGTTTCGGTATTCTATTTACCGATATTGCTTTTCCAATTTTTGCTTTTGAAATTGGATTGGTGGGAAATAAATTTTTAGGGAGTAGTATTTTCTTTTATTATTTGATTTGTCTGTCACTACTCGCTATTATTTTAACGATAACTTTTCTTAGGAGAAATCATTCTTTTTCATACCGTCGTTTTGGGAAATTTTTCTGGCGTTCTGGTTTTATTTTGACTTTTCTCTTTTACATTATAGTACTAATTTTAATTTTTACAATTGCATAA
- the frr gene encoding Ribosome recycling factor yields the protein MANAIIEKAKERFEQSHSSLAREFSAIRAGRANASLLDRIQVEYYGAMTPLNQLASITVPEARVLLISPFDKSSLKDIEHAINASDLGINPANDGSVIRLVIPALTEETRKELAKEVKKAGENAKVAIRNIRRDAMDEAKKQEKAKEITEDELKVLEKDIQKATDDAVKHIDAMTANKEKELLEV from the coding sequence ATGGCTAATGCTATTATCGAAAAAGCTAAAGAACGCTTTGAACAATCACACAGTTCATTGGCACGCGAATTTTCAGCTATCCGTGCTGGTCGTGCTAACGCATCTCTTTTGGACCGTATCCAAGTAGAATACTACGGTGCCATGACACCACTTAATCAATTAGCCTCTATCACAGTTCCAGAAGCACGTGTTCTTTTGATTTCACCATTTGATAAATCATCTTTGAAAGATATTGAACATGCTATCAATGCTTCAGACCTTGGTATTAACCCTGCTAACGATGGTTCAGTGATTCGTTTGGTTATTCCTGCGCTTACTGAAGAAACTCGTAAAGAACTCGCTAAAGAAGTGAAAAAAGCAGGTGAAAATGCTAAAGTTGCTATCCGTAATATCCGTCGTGATGCTATGGACGAAGCTAAAAAACAAGAAAAAGCTAAAGAAATCACTGAAGACGAATTGAAAGTTCTTGAAAAAGACATTCAAAAAGCAACTGACGATGCTGTTAAACACATTGATGCTATGACAGCTAACAAAGAAAAAGAATTGCTTGAAGTCTAA
- the msrA gene encoding Peptide methionine sulfoxide reductase MsrA: protein MERAIFAGGCFWCMVQPFEEQEGILSVRSGYTGGHVANPTYEQVKAHETGHTEAVEIIFDEEKISYADLVEIYWAQTDPTDAFGQFEDRGDNYRPVIFYSDERQRQIAEQSKAALQASGRFKEQIVTAIEPVQPFYLAEDYHQGFYKKNPEDYAENSAIRHQFLKENWQ from the coding sequence ATGGAACGTGCGATTTTTGCGGGTGGCTGTTTTTGGTGCATGGTACAACCTTTTGAAGAGCAAGAGGGAATTCTATCTGTTCGTTCGGGTTATACTGGGGGACATGTTGCAAATCCTACTTATGAGCAGGTTAAGGCGCATGAGACTGGTCATACAGAAGCGGTAGAAATCATTTTTGATGAGGAAAAGATTTCTTATGCAGATTTAGTTGAGATTTATTGGGCACAGACGGACCCAACGGATGCTTTCGGTCAGTTTGAAGACCGTGGTGATAATTACCGCCCTGTTATTTTTTATAGTGATGAGCGTCAGCGTCAAATAGCAGAGCAGTCAAAGGCAGCTTTGCAAGCTTCAGGTCGTTTTAAAGAGCAAATCGTAACAGCAATTGAGCCAGTTCAACCATTTTATTTGGCAGAAGATTACCATCAAGGCTTTTACAAGAAAAATCCTGAGGACTATGCCGAAAATAGTGCCATTAGACATCAATTTTTAAAGGAGAATTGGCAATGA
- the rplK gene encoding LSU ribosomal protein L11p (L12e), with product MAKKVEKVVKLQIPAGKATPAPPVGPALGQAGINIMGFTKEFNARTADQAGMIIPVVISVYEDKSFDFVTKTPPAAVLLKKAAGVEKGSGTPNTTKVATVTRAQVQEIAETKMPDLNAANIESAMRMIEGTARSMGFTVVD from the coding sequence ATGGCTAAAAAAGTCGAAAAAGTTGTTAAACTTCAAATTCCTGCTGGTAAAGCTACACCAGCTCCGCCAGTTGGTCCAGCTCTTGGTCAAGCAGGTATTAACATTATGGGATTCACTAAAGAATTTAATGCCCGTACAGCTGATCAAGCTGGCATGATTATCCCAGTTGTTATCTCAGTATATGAAGATAAATCATTTGATTTCGTAACTAAAACTCCACCAGCAGCTGTTCTTTTGAAAAAAGCTGCAGGTGTTGAAAAAGGTTCAGGAACACCTAACACAACTAAAGTTGCAACAGTTACTCGTGCACAAGTACAAGAAATTGCTGAAACTAAAATGCCAGACTTAAACGCTGCAAATATTGAATCTGCAATGCGTATGATTGAAGGTACTGCTCGTTCTATGGGATTCACTGTTGTTGATTAA
- the ideR gene encoding Iron-dependent transcriptional regulator IdeR: protein MTPNKEDYLKCIHELGKNRTKITNKRIAELMKVSAPAVSEMVKKMITDDLIVKDKALGYYLTKKGLLLVSELYRKHRLIEVFLANHLHYNADEIHQEAEVLEHTVSTIFIDRLEENLNFPAFCPHGGTIPKKGEFLVEIHHQTLSQIETLGTYKISRTHDEAHLLNYLEEHELTINDVVELVKVDDYAKTHTLAYHSRQLLIPERIAEQIYVEKVD, encoded by the coding sequence ATGACGCCAAATAAAGAAGATTACTTAAAATGTATTCATGAACTTGGAAAAAACAGAACTAAAATCACGAACAAACGCATTGCTGAATTAATGAAAGTATCTGCGCCAGCTGTTTCTGAAATGGTCAAAAAAATGATTACCGATGATCTCATTGTCAAAGATAAAGCACTTGGTTACTACCTGACCAAAAAAGGCTTGCTTTTGGTTTCAGAACTTTACCGAAAACACCGTTTAATAGAAGTTTTTCTAGCCAACCATCTTCACTACAATGCTGATGAAATTCACCAAGAAGCTGAAGTTTTAGAACACACGGTTTCTACCATTTTTATCGATCGTTTGGAAGAAAATCTTAATTTTCCCGCATTTTGTCCGCACGGTGGAACAATTCCAAAAAAGGGGGAGTTTTTAGTAGAAATTCATCATCAAACGCTTAGTCAAATTGAAACATTGGGAACTTACAAAATCAGTCGCACGCACGACGAAGCTCATTTACTAAACTACCTTGAAGAACATGAGTTGACCATCAATGATGTCGTCGAGTTGGTAAAAGTCGATGACTATGCCAAAACGCACACACTCGCCTACCACTCACGACAATTGCTTATCCCAGAAAGAATTGCTGAACAAATTTATGTTGAAAAAGTTGATTAA
- the pyrH gene encoding Uridylate kinase: protein MEPKYKRILIKLSGEALSGEKGLGIDLTTVQTIAKEIAEVHSSGVEIALVIGGGNLWRGEPAAAAGMDRVQADYTGMLGTVMNALVMTDSLQQYGVDTRVQTAIPMQNVAEPYIRGRALRHLEKGRIVIFGAGIGSPYFSTDTTAALRAAEIEAEAILMAKNGVDGVYDADPKKDANAVKFDELTHGEVIQRGLKIMDATASTLSMDNDIDLVVFNMNEAGNIKRVVFGEAIGTTVSNKAEHHKK from the coding sequence GTGGAACCTAAGTATAAACGTATTTTAATTAAATTATCTGGTGAAGCCTTATCTGGTGAAAAAGGTTTAGGAATCGACCTTACAACTGTTCAAACTATCGCAAAAGAAATTGCTGAAGTACATAGTTCAGGTGTTGAAATTGCTTTGGTTATCGGTGGGGGAAATCTTTGGCGCGGCGAGCCAGCTGCTGCAGCTGGTATGGATCGCGTACAAGCCGATTATACTGGAATGTTAGGTACAGTAATGAACGCTCTCGTAATGACTGACAGTTTGCAACAGTATGGAGTTGATACTCGTGTTCAAACAGCTATTCCAATGCAAAATGTAGCAGAACCTTATATTCGTGGTCGTGCACTTCGTCATCTTGAAAAAGGTCGCATTGTTATTTTTGGTGCTGGTATTGGTTCACCATACTTTTCAACAGATACAACAGCTGCCCTTCGTGCTGCTGAAATTGAAGCAGAAGCTATTTTAATGGCGAAAAATGGTGTTGATGGTGTCTATGATGCCGATCCTAAGAAAGATGCTAATGCCGTGAAATTCGATGAATTGACACATGGCGAAGTCATTCAACGTGGACTTAAAATTATGGATGCAACAGCTTCTACCCTTTCAATGGACAACGATATTGACCTTGTTGTCTTTAACATGAATGAAGCTGGTAATATTAAACGTGTTGTCTTTGGTGAAGCCATTGGTACAACTGTTTCAAATAAAGCTGAACACCACAAAAAATAA
- the ppiB gene encoding Peptidyl-prolyl cis-trans isomerase: MKKFWSFGLMVLCLTSLSGCESITRAIRGDDYVDAKIAASSSEVAAPASASASASSSKAYQKELKKALSADKSAFPQLSTDVSGDEAEVIMHTSMGDITLKLFPKYAPLAVENFLTHAKDGYYDGLLFHRVISDFMIQSGDPNGDGTGGQSIWNGKDKSIDSGNGFVNEISPYLYNIRGALAMANAGADTNGSQFFINQNSDDQSSQLSSDNYPQSIIDAYANGGNPSLDKNYTVFGQVIDGMDVVDKIAVVDTDDNDKPTTDVTITSIEVVKDYDFD, from the coding sequence ATGAAAAAATTTTGGTCTTTTGGATTAATGGTATTATGCCTAACTAGTTTATCTGGTTGTGAAAGCATTACACGCGCTATACGTGGCGATGATTATGTCGATGCAAAAATAGCGGCTAGTTCTTCAGAAGTAGCTGCTCCTGCTTCAGCAAGCGCCAGCGCATCCTCATCAAAAGCTTACCAAAAAGAATTAAAGAAAGCTTTGAGCGCCGACAAATCTGCCTTTCCTCAATTATCAACAGACGTCTCAGGTGACGAAGCTGAAGTCATTATGCATACTTCTATGGGAGATATTACCTTAAAACTATTTCCAAAATATGCACCTTTGGCAGTTGAAAATTTCCTCACACACGCCAAAGACGGTTATTATGATGGTCTGCTATTTCACCGTGTGATTTCAGATTTCATGATTCAATCAGGTGACCCTAACGGAGATGGCACAGGTGGTCAATCTATCTGGAATGGTAAAGACAAGAGTATCGACTCAGGGAACGGATTTGTCAATGAAATCTCACCCTACCTCTATAATATTCGTGGCGCTCTTGCCATGGCAAATGCTGGTGCTGATACCAACGGTAGCCAATTTTTCATCAACCAAAATTCAGATGACCAATCAAGCCAACTCTCATCAGATAATTATCCTCAATCGATTATTGATGCTTATGCCAACGGCGGTAACCCAAGCTTAGATAAAAACTATACTGTCTTTGGACAAGTTATTGATGGCATGGATGTGGTTGATAAAATCGCTGTGGTTGACACTGATGACAATGATAAACCAACGACTGATGTTACCATCACAAGCATTGAGGTCGTGAAAGACTACGATTTTGATTAA
- the rplA gene encoding LSU ribosomal protein L1p (L10Ae), which translates to MAKKGKQMRAALEKIDSTKAYSVEEAVALAKETNFAKFDASVEVAYKLNIDVRKADQQIRGAMVLPNGTGKTQRVLVFARGAKAEEAKAAGADFVGEDDLVAKINDGWLDFDVVIATPDMMAIVGRLGRVLGPRNLMPNPKTGTVTMDVAKAVEESKGGKITYRADKAGNVQAIIGKVSFDADKLVENFKAIHEVMVKSKPATAKGTYMTNLSITTTQGVGIKVDPSSF; encoded by the coding sequence ATGGCTAAAAAAGGCAAACAAATGCGTGCTGCACTTGAAAAAATCGACAGCACAAAAGCTTACAGCGTAGAAGAAGCTGTAGCTCTTGCAAAAGAAACTAATTTCGCAAAATTTGATGCATCTGTAGAAGTTGCATATAAACTTAACATTGACGTTCGTAAAGCAGACCAACAAATCCGTGGTGCAATGGTATTGCCAAACGGTACTGGTAAAACACAACGTGTTCTTGTATTTGCACGTGGTGCGAAAGCTGAAGAAGCTAAAGCTGCTGGTGCAGACTTCGTTGGTGAAGATGACCTTGTTGCTAAAATCAACGACGGTTGGCTTGACTTTGACGTAGTTATCGCTACACCAGACATGATGGCTATTGTTGGACGTCTTGGACGTGTCCTTGGACCTCGTAACCTTATGCCAAACCCTAAAACTGGTACAGTAACTATGGATGTTGCTAAAGCAGTTGAAGAATCTAAAGGTGGTAAAATCACTTACCGTGCTGATAAAGCAGGTAACGTACAAGCTATCATCGGTAAAGTATCATTTGATGCAGATAAATTGGTTGAAAACTTCAAAGCTATCCACGAAGTTATGGTTAAATCTAAACCAGCTACTGCTAAAGGTACATATATGACTAACTTGTCTATTACAACTACACAAGGTGTAGGTATCAAAGTAGATCCAAGTTCATTCTAA